Proteins encoded within one genomic window of Alteribacter populi:
- the trpB gene encoding tryptophan synthase subunit beta — protein sequence MKQVKLKFCGITNEEDFEKASKSRADYLGVVFAKSKRKVTADQVAEWRRKHPLQRSQKLIGVFVNADEEEIAAIVDQVPLNGVQCHGRESAAMLSRLRKLTSAFVLKTIHHEKNGPELMEEYHPLVDGFVVDTKAEHAWGGTGHSFDWNAVPSYTTTATKFQKECLIAGGISPDNIEELLTYNPIGIDLSSGIETNRKKDGRKMAQMQSHVKAKSRYTFPDSLGRFGDFGGKYVPETLMHALTELEEAYKTIKEDDTFFSELHHEWETYTGRPTPLTFADNLTNKIGGAKIYLKREDLNHTGAHKINNAIAQAILAKRMGKTKIIAETGAGQHGVATATAAARYGLSCKVFMGKEDMKRQQLNVFRMELLGAEVIEVTSGSQTLKDATNEAIRHWVTHVEDTYYLIGSAVGPHPYPMMVRDFQSVIGKESKKQMREKNGTMPDEIVACVGGGSNAIGMFHPFIEDETTLVGVEAAGKGTKTSQHAATLTKGTRGVLHGSLSYLLQDEGGNITEPYSISAGLDYPGIGPEHAHLRDIGRVIYEAVTDEEAMTALKMLSETEGILPAIESAHALAAALNRAKQLSTDQKVLICLSGRGDKDVHTIKSYEEGGNN from the coding sequence GTGAAACAAGTAAAACTAAAATTCTGTGGTATTACAAATGAGGAGGATTTTGAAAAAGCTTCCAAATCACGAGCTGACTATTTGGGTGTTGTGTTTGCAAAGAGTAAGCGTAAGGTCACGGCAGATCAAGTAGCGGAATGGAGAAGAAAACACCCATTGCAAAGAAGCCAAAAGCTGATTGGTGTGTTTGTTAATGCAGATGAAGAAGAGATTGCCGCCATTGTAGACCAAGTGCCATTGAACGGTGTTCAATGCCATGGAAGAGAGTCAGCGGCAATGCTATCACGATTAAGGAAGCTCACTTCAGCGTTTGTCTTAAAAACGATTCACCACGAAAAGAATGGTCCAGAACTAATGGAAGAGTACCATCCTTTAGTAGATGGTTTTGTCGTTGATACAAAGGCGGAGCACGCATGGGGGGGAACAGGTCATTCCTTTGACTGGAATGCCGTTCCTTCTTATACAACAACTGCAACTAAGTTTCAAAAAGAATGTTTGATTGCCGGCGGGATTTCACCAGATAATATAGAGGAACTTTTAACCTACAACCCTATTGGGATTGACCTATCCTCAGGTATTGAAACAAACAGAAAAAAAGATGGAAGGAAGATGGCTCAGATGCAATCACATGTCAAGGCTAAATCCAGATATACTTTTCCGGATTCCCTCGGCCGGTTTGGCGATTTTGGAGGGAAGTATGTACCAGAGACGCTAATGCACGCCCTAACAGAATTAGAAGAGGCATATAAAACGATTAAAGAAGATGACACATTTTTTTCGGAACTTCATCATGAATGGGAGACGTATACGGGCCGTCCGACACCACTTACTTTTGCAGACAACCTTACGAATAAAATCGGTGGAGCAAAAATCTATCTTAAACGAGAAGACCTGAACCATACAGGTGCCCATAAAATAAACAATGCAATTGCCCAAGCTATTCTTGCCAAAAGAATGGGGAAAACAAAAATTATTGCAGAAACTGGTGCAGGCCAACACGGTGTAGCAACGGCAACAGCTGCAGCGCGCTATGGATTATCATGTAAAGTATTTATGGGAAAAGAAGACATGAAACGGCAACAATTAAACGTATTTCGAATGGAGCTGTTAGGGGCAGAAGTTATTGAAGTGACTAGTGGGAGTCAAACATTGAAGGATGCAACGAATGAAGCGATTCGCCACTGGGTGACCCATGTAGAAGATACGTATTATTTGATCGGATCTGCTGTAGGTCCTCACCCTTATCCGATGATGGTTCGAGATTTCCAAAGTGTCATTGGTAAAGAGAGTAAGAAGCAGATGCGAGAGAAAAACGGTACTATGCCAGATGAAATTGTCGCTTGTGTAGGAGGGGGAAGTAACGCTATTGGCATGTTTCATCCCTTTATTGAAGATGAAACAACGTTAGTCGGTGTCGAAGCCGCAGGGAAAGGTACAAAAACAAGCCAGCATGCTGCTACGTTAACTAAAGGAACGAGAGGTGTTCTTCACGGATCACTTTCTTATCTTTTACAAGATGAAGGAGGGAATATTACAGAACCTTATTCGATTTCAGCTGGGCTCGATTATCCAGGAATCGGTCCTGAACACGCCCACTTACGAGATATCGGCAGAGTAATATACGAAGCGGTAACAGATGAAGAAGCGATGACTGCATTGAAGATGTTAAGTGAAACAGAAGGTATTTTACCAGCCATTGAGTCTGCTCATGCATTGGCAGCTGCACTTAACAGGGCCAAGCAATTATCTACAGATCAGAAAGTACTTATTTGTTTATCAGGACGTGGAGATAAAGATGTACACACGATTAAATCATATGAAGAAGGAGGGAATAACTAA